Proteins from a genomic interval of Quercus lobata isolate SW786 chromosome 11, ValleyOak3.0 Primary Assembly, whole genome shotgun sequence:
- the LOC115966312 gene encoding histidine kinase 2-like has product MASRVGSSTLLTHRRTFRDATTSPCSSSPPSPCSSNFPLLHHQWQIVESFKVRISQRSHERLLERELSISAYANALAGVAIINEIHPNQVLPVNHPIDSSFDSVLNFSQGEKVIPMVEAAECRTAWPCTTRLRCGIDCTKRHKGIGDCTVFPPPGIPSQCKPPLPWTAIDASVGLLVITLLVGHIFYAAINRIAKVEEACRIMTKLKVRAEAADVAKTQFLATVSHEIRTPMNGVLGMLQMLMDTDLNPNQLDYAQTAHASGKDLIALINEVLDQAKIESGRLELEAVPFDLRAVLDNVLSLLSGKSNKKGIELAVYVSNQVPEVVIGDPGRFRQIITNLVGNSIKVSIASC; this is encoded by the exons ATGGCATCGCGTGTCGGGTCAAGTACCTTGTTGACTCACCGGAGAACATTTAGGGATGCCACGACGAGTCCATGTTCATCGAGTCCACCGAGTCCATGTTCTTCGAATTTTCCTCTGCTTCACCATCAATGGCAGATCGTCGAGAGCTTCAAGGTTCGGATCTCGCAGCGGAGCCACGAGCGGTTGCTGGAGCGAGAGCTTTCGATTTCGGCTTATGCCAATGCATTGGCTGGTGTCGCCATCATCAACGAGATTCACCCCAATCAGGTTCTTCCCGTCAATCATCCAATTGATTCCAGCTTCGATTCCGTCTTGAATTTCTCTCAAG GTGAGAAAGTTATACCCATGGTCGAAGCAGCAGAGTGTCGTACTGCTTGGCCTTGCACAACTAGGCTCCGTTGCGGCATCGATTGCACAAAACGACACAAAGGAATAGGAGACTGTACTGTTTTCCCACCACCTGGAATTCCTAGTCAGTGT AAACCTCCTTTACCATGGACGGCGATAGATGCATCAGTTGGACTCCTAGTTATTACTTTGCTTGTTGGACATATCTTTTATGCAGCCATAAATCGAATTGCAAAAGTGGAGGAGGCTTGTCGTATAATGACAAAGCTCAAAGTTCGTGCTGAAGCTGCAGATGTGGCAAAAACTCAG TTTCTTGCAACTGTTTCCCATGAGATCAGGACTCCAATGAATGGTGTTTTAG GTATGCTGCAAATGCTGATGGACACTGATCTTAATCCAAACCAACTGGATTATGCTCAAACTGCTCATGCTAGTGGAAAAGATCTCATAGCACTGATAAATGAGGTTCTTGATCAGGCTAAAATAGAATCAGGCAGGCTTGAGCTTGAAGCTGTACCTTTTGATCTGCGCGCTGTTCTTGATAATGTTTTATCACTTCTCTCAGGCAAATCTAACAAAAAAGGGATTGAG TTGGCTGTTTATGTTTCCAATCAAGTACCGGAAGTAGTCATTGGTGACCCTGGACGGTTCAGGCAGATAATTACAAATCTTGTTGGAAATTCAATTAAGGTTAGTATTGCTTCTTGCTAG